One genomic region from Phorcysia thermohydrogeniphila encodes:
- the uvrB gene encoding excinuclease ABC subunit UvrB: MKKFKVVSPFTPKGDQPKAIRELSEGIKKGLRFQTLLGITGSGKTYTIAKVIEEVQKPTLVISHNKVLAAQLYHELKNFFPENAVEYFISYYDYYQPEAYIPSRDLYIEKDCSINPVIDRMRHSATVSLLTRRDVIVVASVSCIYGLGSPDYYKNLSLRFTVGEEIERDEVIRKLVTLGYERSEYDLRPGIFKVRGDVIDIFPADTEDFFVRVELFGDEVDSIVMLDYFNQKVFKTFDSYTVYPASHYATPYSRIVEAVKSIEKELEERIAYFLKQGKELEARRLEQRTRYDMELLLEVGHCKGIENYSRHLDGRKPGEPPYTLLDYFPEDFLVVIDESHVTIPQIRAMWRGDRARKFNLVEHGFRLPSAYDNRPLNFEEFLERVPQAIFVSATPGEFELSVSEKVVEQIIRPTGLLDPVVEVRKTEGQIDHLLSEIRERIKRNERVLVTTLTKRSAEELTEYLIEKEIKAKYMHSEIDSVERVEIIRGLRSGEFDVLVGVNLLREGLDLPEVSLVAILDADKEGFLRSTTSLIQTIGRAARNVNGKVILYADRITQSMKRAIEETERRRRIQEEYNRKHGITPQTVKRNLDSSILEDAGLLPFHKLKKKKGERIPRTEEELLEEIARLEREMKEAAKNWEFERAAELRDRIKELRKLLIPA, translated from the coding sequence ATGAAAAAGTTTAAGGTAGTATCACCATTTACTCCTAAGGGAGACCAGCCAAAGGCTATAAGGGAGCTCTCAGAAGGGATAAAAAAAGGGCTTAGATTTCAGACCTTACTTGGAATAACAGGAAGCGGAAAAACCTACACAATTGCAAAAGTCATAGAGGAAGTTCAAAAGCCCACCCTCGTCATATCCCACAACAAGGTCTTAGCAGCACAGCTCTACCACGAGCTTAAGAACTTCTTTCCAGAAAACGCAGTTGAGTACTTCATAAGCTACTACGACTACTACCAGCCAGAGGCCTACATCCCAAGCAGAGACCTCTACATAGAGAAGGACTGCTCCATAAACCCCGTCATAGACAGGATGCGCCACTCTGCCACCGTCTCCCTTTTAACCCGAAGGGACGTAATAGTCGTTGCTTCTGTATCCTGCATCTACGGCCTCGGTTCTCCCGACTACTACAAGAACCTCTCTTTAAGGTTTACGGTCGGAGAAGAGATTGAAAGGGACGAAGTCATAAGGAAGCTCGTCACCCTTGGGTATGAGAGGAGCGAGTACGACCTCCGTCCGGGAATTTTTAAGGTAAGGGGAGATGTCATTGACATCTTTCCGGCAGACACGGAGGACTTTTTTGTAAGGGTGGAGCTCTTTGGCGATGAAGTTGATTCAATAGTTATGCTTGACTACTTCAACCAGAAAGTATTTAAGACCTTTGACTCTTACACCGTTTACCCAGCCTCCCACTACGCAACCCCATACTCAAGGATAGTTGAGGCGGTAAAGTCCATAGAGAAGGAGCTTGAGGAGAGGATTGCCTACTTTTTAAAACAGGGAAAGGAGCTTGAGGCAAGGAGGTTAGAACAGAGAACGCGGTACGATATGGAGCTCCTTTTAGAGGTCGGTCACTGTAAGGGAATTGAAAACTACTCACGCCACTTAGACGGCAGAAAGCCCGGAGAGCCCCCTTACACCCTTTTAGACTACTTCCCTGAGGACTTCTTAGTAGTCATAGACGAGTCCCACGTTACGATTCCACAGATAAGGGCAATGTGGAGGGGAGACAGGGCAAGGAAGTTTAACCTCGTTGAGCACGGCTTCCGCCTACCCTCTGCCTACGACAACCGCCCACTAAACTTTGAAGAGTTCTTAGAAAGAGTCCCACAGGCCATATTTGTCTCCGCCACCCCCGGAGAGTTTGAACTCTCAGTTTCCGAAAAGGTGGTTGAGCAGATAATAAGGCCGACGGGACTTTTAGACCCCGTTGTTGAAGTAAGGAAAACAGAAGGGCAGATTGACCACCTCCTTTCAGAGATAAGGGAGAGAATTAAGAGAAACGAGAGAGTTCTCGTAACGACCCTCACAAAGAGGAGCGCCGAGGAGTTAACAGAGTATCTCATTGAAAAGGAAATAAAGGCAAAGTATATGCACTCAGAGATAGACTCTGTTGAAAGGGTTGAAATAATAAGGGGTTTAAGGAGCGGAGAGTTTGATGTCTTAGTCGGGGTAAACCTCTTAAGGGAAGGACTTGATCTACCAGAGGTTTCCTTAGTCGCGATTCTTGACGCCGACAAGGAAGGTTTTTTGCGCTCAACTACCTCCTTAATTCAGACAATCGGCAGGGCTGCAAGGAACGTAAACGGCAAGGTAATACTCTACGCCGACAGAATTACTCAATCAATGAAAAGGGCTATTGAGGAAACGGAAAGGAGAAGACGAATTCAGGAAGAGTACAACAGAAAGCACGGAATCACCCCTCAAACCGTAAAGAGAAACCTTGACTCAAGCATCTTAGAGGATGCTGGGCTACTACCTTTCCACAAGTTAAAGAAAAAGAAGGGAGAGAGAATACCGAGAACGGAAGAGGAGCTCCTTGAAGAAATCGCCCGCCTTGAAAGGGAAATGAAAGAGGCTGCCAAGAACTGGGAATTTGAGAGAGCAGCTGAGTTAAGGGACAGGATCAAGGAGCTGAGGAAACTATTAATACCTGCTTAA
- a CDS encoding riboflavin synthase, with protein MFTGLVEEVGRVLELRRSSSFGRLKVKCSKVLEDVKEGDSVAVNGVCLTVVEIGANHLLFDVSAETLRRTTVGSFKSGDPVNLERALRLSDRLGGHILQGHVDTTTKLMGVKREGNGFVFTFRLPPNFSHLVVEKGSVGIDGISLTVANLFSDSFTVAVIPHTYENTNLKYLRPGELVNVEFDIIGKYVERILKAWKR; from the coding sequence ATGTTCACAGGCCTTGTTGAGGAGGTAGGGAGAGTATTAGAGCTGAGGAGGTCTTCCTCATTCGGTAGGTTGAAGGTAAAGTGTTCCAAGGTTCTTGAGGACGTTAAGGAGGGAGATAGCGTAGCCGTTAACGGTGTATGTCTTACAGTTGTAGAGATTGGAGCTAACCATCTGCTCTTTGACGTTTCTGCTGAGACCCTTAGAAGGACGACTGTAGGAAGTTTTAAATCGGGAGACCCCGTTAACCTTGAGAGAGCTCTAAGGCTTTCAGATAGGCTTGGAGGGCACATTCTACAGGGACACGTGGACACGACAACAAAACTGATGGGAGTGAAGAGGGAAGGAAACGGCTTCGTATTTACTTTCCGCTTACCTCCAAATTTTTCCCACTTAGTCGTTGAGAAAGGCTCAGTTGGAATAGACGGAATAAGCCTTACTGTTGCAAATCTTTTTAGCGATTCCTTTACGGTGGCTGTTATACCCCACACTTACGAGAACACCAACCTTAAATACCTTAGACCGGGGGAGCTTGTAAACGTTGAGTTTGACATAATTGGAAAGTACGTTGAGAGAATCTTAAAGGCTTGGAAGAGATGA
- a CDS encoding DUF2283 domain-containing protein, producing the protein MRVKYSPDVDILVIELTDKYPVESEHLEDEGIVIDYDENGEVVGIEIFDWSKRKNLELPLIGKFLMVSA; encoded by the coding sequence ATGCGAGTAAAGTATAGCCCTGATGTGGACATTCTTGTCATTGAACTAACCGATAAGTATCCCGTTGAGAGTGAGCATTTAGAGGACGAAGGAATTGTCATTGACTATGACGAGAATGGTGAGGTTGTTGGGATTGAAATTTTTGACTGGAGCAAACGAAAAAATCTTGAGTTGCCTCTAATTGGAAAATTTCTTATGGTTTCAGCTTAG
- the tyrS gene encoding tyrosine--tRNA ligase: protein MTPEEQLRIIKRGTAEIIGEEELLEKLKSGKVLRVKAGFDPTAPDLHLGHTVLLWKLRDFQELGHKVYFLIGDFTAMIGDPTGKSETRPPLSREEVLKNAETYAQQVFKILDPEKTVVVFNSEWLGKLSATDLIKLSSKYTVARMLERDDFAKRFKEGRPIHIHEFIYPLLQGYDSVELKADVELGGTDQKFNLLIGRHLQREFGQEEQVCIMMPILEGLDGVQKMSKSLGNYIGILEPPEEQFGKVMRISDELMWRYYRLVTRIPEEEIAEMEKAVQEGKLHPMEAKKRLAETIVKTFHGEEAARKAREHFERVFSKRELPENIPEPKITVTENPIWLPKLLKLVGLVSSTSEGRRQIRGGGVRIDGEKILDENFKVDLLEKEFVLQVGKRRFARIKPENVKVEGT from the coding sequence ATGACACCGGAAGAGCAGCTGAGGATTATAAAGAGAGGAACTGCCGAGATAATTGGTGAAGAGGAGCTCCTTGAAAAGTTAAAAAGTGGCAAGGTATTGAGGGTAAAGGCCGGTTTTGACCCGACAGCTCCAGACCTTCACCTTGGACATACAGTTTTACTCTGGAAGTTAAGGGACTTTCAGGAGCTTGGACATAAAGTTTACTTCCTCATAGGCGACTTTACTGCAATGATTGGCGACCCTACTGGTAAATCTGAGACCCGTCCTCCTTTAAGCAGGGAGGAGGTCTTAAAGAACGCAGAAACTTACGCTCAGCAGGTATTTAAGATTCTTGACCCTGAAAAGACTGTAGTTGTCTTTAACAGCGAGTGGCTTGGAAAGCTATCGGCTACCGACCTTATAAAGCTTTCCTCAAAGTACACCGTTGCGAGGATGCTTGAAAGGGACGACTTTGCGAAGAGGTTTAAAGAAGGCCGTCCGATACACATCCACGAGTTTATATACCCACTCCTTCAAGGTTATGACTCCGTTGAGCTAAAGGCAGACGTTGAGCTCGGAGGAACTGACCAGAAGTTTAACCTCCTCATCGGGAGACACTTACAGAGGGAGTTCGGGCAAGAGGAGCAGGTCTGCATAATGATGCCCATCTTAGAGGGGCTTGACGGCGTTCAAAAGATGAGTAAGTCCCTTGGAAACTACATCGGGATATTAGAGCCTCCAGAGGAGCAGTTCGGAAAGGTCATGAGAATCTCTGATGAACTTATGTGGCGTTACTATAGGCTTGTTACTCGCATTCCTGAAGAAGAGATAGCTGAAATGGAAAAAGCTGTTCAGGAAGGTAAACTCCACCCAATGGAGGCGAAAAAGCGCCTTGCCGAAACGATAGTTAAGACCTTTCACGGGGAAGAAGCTGCAAGAAAGGCAAGGGAACACTTTGAGAGGGTGTTCTCTAAGAGGGAGCTCCCCGAAAACATCCCAGAACCTAAGATAACCGTTACCGAAAACCCAATCTGGCTTCCAAAGCTCTTAAAGCTTGTAGGACTTGTTTCTTCAACCTCTGAAGGAAGGAGACAGATAAGGGGAGGTGGAGTCAGGATAGACGGCGAAAAAATCCTTGACGAGAACTTTAAGGTTGACCTCCTTGAAAAGGAGTTTGTCCTTCAGGTTGGTAAGAGAAGGTTTGCAAGGATAAAGCCGGAGAACGTAAAGGTTGAAGGGACTTAA
- a CDS encoding ABC transporter permease yields the protein MLLFLLKRLLQMIPIIIGMTFVSFLVIKLAPGDFFTQLEMNPAISKETIEELRKSYGLDQNLLLQYFHWLINALQFNLGYSFAYHKPVTELIGERLINTLQLTVSSFILSWLIAVPLGIIAGVYNGKLLDRIITLFSLFGISLPNFFLAFILMYVASKTGLFPIGGVVSENYEELSLIGKIADRLWHMAIPLTVLIVGSIAGLLRLVRSTIIEELNKDYVKVAIAKGLPYRTVVMKHAFRNAMNPFLTLIGFDIAGLLSGAALIEIITAWPGMGRLMFDAVMSQDLFLVMGSLYIGGIMLVVGNLIADILLALNDPRIREKEVEGKVVR from the coding sequence ATGCTCCTTTTCCTCTTAAAACGCCTCCTTCAGATGATACCCATAATCATCGGGATGACTTTTGTATCCTTCCTCGTTATTAAGCTTGCTCCGGGGGACTTTTTTACACAGTTAGAGATGAACCCCGCGATTTCAAAGGAAACGATTGAGGAACTCCGCAAATCTTACGGCCTTGACCAAAACTTACTTCTACAGTATTTCCACTGGTTAATCAACGCACTCCAGTTTAACCTCGGATACTCCTTTGCATACCACAAGCCCGTAACAGAGCTAATCGGCGAAAGGCTAATTAACACTCTCCAGCTTACGGTCTCCTCCTTTATCCTCTCTTGGCTAATTGCAGTACCCCTCGGGATTATCGCCGGAGTTTACAACGGCAAACTCCTTGACAGGATAATTACACTCTTTTCCCTCTTCGGAATATCACTTCCCAACTTCTTCTTAGCCTTCATACTGATGTACGTTGCTTCAAAAACGGGACTCTTTCCGATAGGTGGAGTTGTATCAGAAAACTACGAGGAGCTCTCCCTAATCGGAAAAATTGCCGATAGGCTCTGGCACATGGCGATACCCCTTACAGTTCTCATTGTTGGAAGTATCGCAGGACTTTTAAGGCTTGTAAGGAGCACCATAATAGAGGAGCTAAACAAGGACTACGTTAAAGTGGCCATTGCCAAAGGACTTCCCTACAGAACAGTAGTTATGAAACACGCCTTTAGAAACGCCATGAACCCCTTTCTGACCCTCATAGGTTTTGATATAGCCGGACTACTTTCGGGAGCTGCCCTTATAGAAATAATCACGGCGTGGCCGGGAATGGGAAGGCTAATGTTTGACGCCGTTATGTCTCAGGACCTCTTCTTAGTGATGGGCTCTCTCTACATCGGTGGAATCATGCTTGTCGTAGGAAACCTAATTGCAGACATCCTCCTTGCCCTAAACGACCCAAGAATTAGGGAAAAAGAGGTAGAGGGAAAAGTTGTCAGGTAG
- a CDS encoding UDP-glucose dehydrogenase family protein: MSTKRIAVIGTGYVGLVSGACFAYLGHKVIGLDIDETKIERLKRGEIPIYEPGLDKILQRALEKGNIEFTTDYAYAVKNSDFIFIAVGTPSKEDGSADLSYVESAYRSIAEQIGDEDFKVIVNKSTVPVGTGRWAKEFIAELLRKRGIKNPEERFEVVSNPEFLREGKAVEDFMNPDRVVVGADNRDIAGMVASLYEKLQPAMIITDLPTAEMIKYASNAFLATKISFINEIANICEATGADVTVVARGMGLDHRISPYFLGAGCGFGGSCFPKDVKALIYTAKQVDGEPKILEAVIEVNERQKLKPVEKLLKHIPNLEGKTVAVWGLAFKPETDDMREAPSIPIIRKLLELGATVKAYDPVALQNAKRVFSREIEKYGERLQFVTEKDKALEGANALILVTEWEEFRDVDFDKLTGKVVIDGRNLWEPSVMKSICTYESIGRP, encoded by the coding sequence ATGTCAACAAAGAGGATAGCTGTAATTGGAACTGGGTACGTAGGTCTTGTTTCCGGTGCATGCTTTGCCTACTTGGGACACAAAGTTATAGGCCTTGACATAGACGAGACAAAGATTGAGAGGCTAAAAAGAGGAGAAATCCCCATTTACGAGCCGGGACTGGACAAAATTTTGCAGAGAGCTCTTGAGAAGGGAAACATAGAGTTCACAACCGATTACGCCTACGCCGTCAAGAACTCAGACTTCATCTTTATCGCCGTCGGAACGCCATCAAAGGAGGACGGCTCAGCAGACCTTTCATACGTTGAAAGCGCCTACAGGAGCATAGCAGAGCAGATAGGAGATGAGGACTTTAAGGTAATAGTAAACAAATCTACCGTTCCGGTCGGGACTGGAAGGTGGGCAAAGGAGTTTATAGCGGAGCTCCTTCGCAAAAGAGGTATAAAGAACCCTGAGGAGAGATTTGAAGTCGTATCAAACCCCGAATTCTTAAGGGAAGGCAAGGCAGTAGAGGACTTTATGAACCCGGACAGGGTAGTTGTTGGAGCAGATAACAGGGACATTGCCGGAATGGTAGCCTCCCTTTACGAGAAGCTCCAGCCGGCAATGATAATAACCGACCTACCGACGGCAGAGATGATTAAGTACGCATCAAACGCCTTCTTAGCAACAAAAATCTCCTTTATCAACGAGATAGCAAACATCTGTGAGGCCACAGGGGCAGACGTAACTGTAGTTGCAAGGGGAATGGGACTTGACCACAGGATAAGCCCTTATTTCTTAGGCGCTGGTTGCGGTTTTGGCGGGAGCTGTTTCCCAAAGGACGTAAAAGCCCTCATCTATACGGCAAAGCAGGTAGACGGAGAGCCCAAAATCCTTGAAGCCGTTATTGAAGTAAACGAGAGGCAGAAACTTAAGCCTGTTGAGAAACTTCTAAAACACATACCAAACCTTGAAGGAAAGACGGTTGCAGTATGGGGACTTGCCTTCAAGCCAGAAACCGACGACATGAGAGAAGCCCCATCAATCCCCATAATCAGAAAGCTCCTTGAGCTTGGCGCTACCGTAAAGGCTTACGACCCTGTAGCCCTACAGAACGCAAAGAGAGTTTTCAGCAGGGAGATTGAAAAGTACGGTGAGCGTCTCCAGTTCGTCACAGAAAAGGACAAGGCTCTTGAAGGGGCAAACGCCCTGATACTCGTTACAGAGTGGGAAGAGTTCAGGGACGTTGATTTTGATAAACTTACGGGAAAAGTGGTAATAGACGGAAGAAACCTCTGGGAACCTTCCGTCATGAAGAGTATTTGCACCTATGAAAGCATAGGGAGACCGTAA
- a CDS encoding Ppx/GppA phosphatase family protein translates to MKIATVDVGTNSTRLLISEIKDGKVHEIFKTGRVTRLGEGVRERKRLSREGIERTINALREFKEIIESYCVEKVIVVTTEAARVAENASEFLAAASELGFEIEILQDREEAELVFWANVLHFNPNQKAMTVDLGGGSTEIVYGSREEIEFLTSLKFGVVALYETFIKSDPPKSEELLKMEGFIRGELSKIKPKIKEKPVVYAVGGTITSVVAMEEKMIVYKPEVVHGYRVTREMIERWYRELSSMRMEERKKVEGLEEKRADVIIPGLAFFKVFCEVFEVKELTVSELGLLYALALKEALKCQQRG, encoded by the coding sequence TTGAAAATAGCAACTGTTGACGTAGGAACAAACTCAACAAGACTTCTAATCTCTGAAATAAAAGATGGAAAAGTTCACGAGATATTCAAAACCGGAAGAGTAACCCGCCTTGGTGAGGGGGTCAGAGAAAGAAAAAGGCTCTCAAGAGAGGGAATAGAGAGGACGATTAACGCACTCAGGGAGTTTAAGGAGATTATAGAGAGTTACTGCGTAGAAAAGGTTATAGTAGTAACAACAGAAGCTGCGAGGGTAGCAGAGAACGCCTCCGAGTTCTTGGCAGCTGCCTCAGAACTGGGCTTTGAGATAGAAATCCTGCAGGATAGAGAGGAGGCAGAGCTCGTCTTCTGGGCAAACGTTCTCCACTTTAACCCAAATCAGAAGGCGATGACCGTTGACCTTGGAGGTGGAAGCACTGAGATAGTCTACGGGAGCAGAGAGGAAATTGAGTTTTTAACGAGCCTTAAGTTTGGCGTCGTTGCACTCTACGAAACTTTCATAAAGTCTGACCCCCCAAAAAGTGAAGAGCTCCTCAAAATGGAAGGTTTTATAAGGGGAGAGCTCTCCAAGATAAAGCCAAAGATAAAGGAAAAGCCTGTCGTTTACGCCGTAGGAGGAACGATTACCTCAGTCGTTGCTATGGAAGAGAAAATGATAGTTTATAAACCGGAAGTCGTTCACGGCTACAGGGTAACGAGGGAGATGATTGAGAGGTGGTACAGGGAGCTCTCCTCAATGAGGATGGAGGAGAGGAAAAAGGTAGAGGGACTTGAAGAGAAAAGGGCCGACGTAATAATTCCGGGACTGGCCTTTTTCAAGGTCTTCTGCGAAGTCTTTGAAGTTAAAGAATTGACTGTTAGTGAACTGGGCTTACTTTACGCTTTAGCACTGAAGGAGGCCTTAAAATGTCAACAAAGAGGATAG
- a CDS encoding CDP-alcohol phosphatidyltransferase family protein: MNITSKRDSLKKLYSPFGWVLAKTNVSPNTVTLMAIVTGTIAALLYYLGHPVIGAFLLFASGVLDLCDGYVAVNNRKATKFGAVFDWLADKWVDGFVLGAVALKYSSEWVALFVVVASMLHTFIKPVAYAEIGYEERKVGKIKDPLESTGFFGRPETFAVLFISSIVYPFYQKSLTYGIEFIAVMTFLSLMHRVYYLYKRYGKVYEE, encoded by the coding sequence ATGAACATTACCAGTAAGAGAGACTCTCTCAAAAAGCTATACTCCCCGTTTGGTTGGGTTCTTGCAAAAACGAACGTATCCCCAAACACCGTAACATTAATGGCCATCGTTACGGGAACAATTGCAGCTTTACTTTACTACTTGGGCCACCCCGTTATAGGGGCTTTCCTTCTATTTGCCTCAGGGGTTCTTGACCTCTGTGACGGTTACGTTGCAGTCAACAACAGGAAAGCCACTAAGTTTGGAGCTGTCTTTGACTGGCTTGCCGATAAGTGGGTTGACGGCTTTGTCCTTGGAGCAGTTGCCCTCAAGTACTCCTCCGAGTGGGTTGCCCTCTTCGTTGTAGTGGCCAGTATGCTTCACACCTTCATAAAGCCGGTAGCCTACGCAGAGATAGGTTACGAGGAGAGGAAGGTAGGAAAGATAAAAGACCCCTTAGAGAGCACGGGCTTTTTCGGCAGGCCGGAAACCTTCGCAGTTCTATTTATAAGCTCCATCGTTTACCCCTTTTACCAGAAGTCCCTAACCTACGGAATAGAGTTCATTGCCGTTATGACTTTCCTATCCCTGATGCACAGGGTTTACTACCTCTACAAAAGATACGGTAAGGTTTACGAGGAGTAG
- a CDS encoding ABC transporter permease, with protein sequence MNTLIRWLVLRGFRLKKGYFSFAFFIAVLGVIVGVAALIVVNAVMTGFQDAIKERLLSSNADIIVMKRSGSFYKYEYAERKISEIPHVVGTEEFLYVPVMATSTDVSAATSASIRGCNPDKEPLVTDLPKKLILGDWELFKSSKNGVVIGKILADTLGVTLGDEITVFSPIGRKTPFGIIPRSTKFIVVGIFEAGMYQFDSSLILAHIDAVRKKFGFGDVVTGIMVKLDNPEHAKEVEKKIEEVLGEDYIAQDWISLNKSLFSALKLEKLAMFLILTLIVIVASFNISSLLMMTVNSRAREIAILKAVGALDSFILKLFILRGLFIGVVGTVIGEVIGISVSLLGEKYKLFPLPPDVYYIDHLPFKLHIFDCLVAALAAILISVLATVYPARKAARTDPVKVLRMGES encoded by the coding sequence ATGAACACTTTAATTAGGTGGCTGGTTCTAAGGGGTTTCCGTCTCAAAAAAGGTTACTTTTCCTTTGCCTTCTTTATTGCCGTTCTTGGGGTTATCGTCGGCGTAGCAGCCCTGATAGTCGTTAACGCCGTAATGACAGGTTTTCAGGACGCCATTAAGGAGAGACTCCTCTCAAGCAACGCCGACATCATCGTTATGAAAAGGAGTGGGAGCTTCTATAAGTATGAGTACGCAGAGAGGAAAATCTCAGAAATTCCCCACGTTGTCGGGACGGAAGAGTTCCTCTACGTTCCCGTTATGGCGACTTCTACCGATGTTTCAGCTGCAACAAGCGCCTCAATTAGGGGGTGTAACCCCGATAAAGAGCCCTTGGTTACCGACCTACCTAAGAAGCTCATCTTGGGAGACTGGGAGCTCTTTAAGTCTTCAAAAAACGGGGTTGTCATTGGGAAGATACTTGCAGATACTCTCGGTGTTACCCTCGGGGACGAGATAACCGTCTTTTCCCCGATTGGTAGAAAAACCCCTTTTGGAATCATCCCAAGGAGCACCAAATTTATTGTCGTTGGTATCTTTGAGGCCGGAATGTACCAGTTTGACTCCTCCTTAATTCTTGCCCACATAGATGCTGTGAGGAAAAAGTTCGGTTTTGGAGACGTTGTAACGGGAATTATGGTTAAGCTTGATAACCCTGAGCACGCCAAGGAGGTAGAGAAAAAGATAGAGGAGGTTTTAGGAGAGGACTACATAGCTCAAGACTGGATAAGTTTAAACAAGAGCCTCTTTTCTGCACTAAAGCTTGAGAAGTTGGCAATGTTCTTAATCCTTACCCTCATAGTTATCGTTGCCTCATTCAACATATCAAGCCTTTTAATGATGACCGTTAACTCAAGGGCCCGAGAGATAGCTATCTTAAAGGCCGTTGGAGCTCTTGACTCCTTCATACTTAAGCTCTTTATCCTGAGGGGGCTCTTTATCGGCGTTGTTGGAACGGTAATTGGTGAGGTTATAGGAATTTCTGTTTCCCTCCTCGGTGAAAAGTATAAGCTCTTTCCGTTACCTCCCGACGTTTACTACATTGACCACCTACCCTTTAAGCTCCATATTTTTGACTGTTTAGTTGCAGCCCTCGCAGCTATACTTATAAGTGTCCTCGCTACAGTTTACCCGGCAAGGAAAGCTGCAAGAACCGACCCGGTTAAAGTTTTAAGGATGGGAGAGAGTTAA
- a CDS encoding N-acetyltransferase: protein MEGTVRKAKISDAERIQYLINEYAKQGLMLPRSINSIYENIRDFWVYEEGGEVLGVCALTIFWNDLAEIRSLAVDPKHTGKGIGTALVKKALEEAKEFGIYRVFTLTYQVKFFEKLGFKVIDKNTLPHKIWRDCINCVKFPNCDETAMEIWLKEVEG, encoded by the coding sequence TTGGAAGGAACTGTAAGGAAGGCGAAAATTTCCGACGCTGAAAGGATACAGTACTTGATTAACGAGTACGCCAAGCAGGGACTCATGCTCCCCCGTTCAATAAACAGCATTTATGAGAACATAAGGGACTTCTGGGTTTATGAGGAAGGGGGAGAGGTTCTTGGAGTGTGTGCCCTTACGATTTTCTGGAACGACCTTGCAGAGATTCGCTCTTTGGCCGTTGACCCAAAGCACACGGGCAAGGGCATAGGGACTGCCCTTGTAAAGAAAGCCCTTGAAGAGGCCAAGGAATTTGGAATATACAGAGTCTTTACGCTAACCTATCAGGTGAAGTTTTTTGAAAAGCTTGGCTTTAAGGTTATTGACAAGAACACACTTCCCCATAAAATCTGGCGGGACTGTATAAACTGTGTAAAATTTCCAAACTGCGACGAGACTGCAATGGAAATCTGGCTAAAAGAGGTGGAGGGATGA
- a CDS encoding 2,5-diamino-6-(ribosylamino)-4(3H)-pyrimidinone 5'-phosphate reductase, protein MKRPYVMIVSEVTIDGKLTLAKGVSSKEIMKLMDDEANKYLHAIRAECDGIMVGANTVRIDNPNLTVRYVEGENPTRIIPSSTADIPLESNVLNTEVAPTVIAVSERAPKEKIKAIEERGAKVIVAGKDRVDFVELFEKLYEMGIKKLMVEGGSKVNWELIKNDLVDEIRLIHLPVVVGGDDVPSLMSGEGFKSLDAVKKFKIKRVFQCGNQIITEYERA, encoded by the coding sequence ATGAAAAGACCCTACGTAATGATAGTTTCGGAAGTTACCATTGACGGTAAGTTGACCCTTGCAAAGGGCGTTTCCAGCAAGGAGATAATGAAGCTGATGGACGATGAAGCCAACAAGTACCTTCACGCCATAAGGGCTGAATGTGACGGAATAATGGTGGGAGCAAACACCGTCAGGATAGATAACCCCAACCTGACGGTTAGGTACGTTGAGGGAGAGAACCCAACAAGAATCATTCCTTCCTCAACGGCAGATATTCCCCTTGAATCAAACGTTTTAAACACGGAAGTTGCTCCAACGGTAATTGCAGTTTCTGAGAGAGCTCCCAAAGAAAAAATAAAGGCTATAGAGGAAAGAGGAGCTAAGGTAATCGTTGCAGGGAAGGACAGGGTGGACTTTGTGGAGCTCTTTGAAAAGCTCTACGAGATGGGCATAAAAAAGCTCATGGTTGAAGGAGGCAGTAAAGTTAACTGGGAGCTCATAAAGAACGATTTGGTTGACGAGATAAGGCTAATTCACCTTCCGGTAGTTGTTGGGGGAGATGACGTTCCATCCTTAATGTCAGGGGAAGGTTTTAAAAGCCTTGATGCCGTTAAAAAGTTCAAAATTAAAAGGGTCTTTCAGTGTGGTAACCAGATAATAACCGAGTATGAGAGGGCGTAA